The Longimicrobium sp. genomic interval CGTCAGCAACAAGCGGGACCTGGCGCGGCCGGGGCAGAGCGAGCAGGTGAAGCACTGGACGCAGGAGCGGTTCGGCATCGACCCGGTGGAGGTGTCGGCGCTGACGGGCGAGGGGGTCGTTGGCCTGCGCGAAGAGATCGCTCGGCGGCTGCCCGTGTCGCCCTTCCTGTTCCCGGAAGACGATGTCTCGTCGCAGCCGGTCCGCTTCTTCGTGGCCGAGTTCGTGCGCGAGGCGGCGTTCGAGCTGTTCGAGAAAGAGGTGCCGTACAGCATCGCCGTAAAGGTCGACGAGTTTCGCGAAACGGCGACGCCGCTGTACATCCGCGCCACCATCTACGTGGAGCGCCCCACCCAGAAGGCCATCCTGATCGGGCAGGGGGGCGCTGCCATCAAGAAGCTCGGCCGCTCGGCGCGCGAAAAGATCGAGGAGTTCGTCGGCGCGCCGGTGTACCTGGACCTGTGGGTGAAGGTGCTGCCGCGCTGGCGCAAGGACGCGCTTCAGCTGCAGCGCTTCGGCTTCTCCATTCCCACGCAGGAAGAACGCACGTGATCGAACCTTGGCTGCTCGACCTGCTGGTGTGCCCCAAGTGCCGGGGCGAGCTGACGTACGAGCAGGACCCCGAATCCCTCGTCTGCGCGGCCGACCGCCTGC includes:
- the era gene encoding GTPase Era; protein product: MDESGDEVTTRAGYVALVGYPNAGKSSLMNRLVEQKLSIVTPLAQTTREKVLGIDTRDGVQMVFVDTPGLVEPRYLLHRAMLHAATEVIGDSDVVLLLVDAAAGIPEFSPDVLELLARAKGLIAVSNKRDLARPGQSEQVKHWTQERFGIDPVEVSALTGEGVVGLREEIARRLPVSPFLFPEDDVSSQPVRFFVAEFVREAAFELFEKEVPYSIAVKVDEFRETATPLYIRATIYVERPTQKAILIGQGGAAIKKLGRSAREKIEEFVGAPVYLDLWVKVLPRWRKDALQLQRFGFSIPTQEERT
- a CDS encoding Trm112 family protein, which translates into the protein MEPWLLDLLVCPKCRGELTYEQDPESLVCAADRLRYEVREGIPILLIDEARPLEPAGGV